A region from the Chroogloeocystis siderophila 5.2 s.c.1 genome encodes:
- a CDS encoding phosphoketolase family protein, protein MAQAIASTLQAGTLSAEELRKMNAYWRAANYLSVGQIYLLDNPLLQEPLKIEHVKPRLLGHWGTTPGLNFIYVHLNRVIKKYDLNTIYIAGPGHGGPGLVANTYLEGTYSEYYPNISQDAEGMQKLFKQFSFPGGIPSHVAPETPGSIHEGGELGYAVAHAYGAAFDNPDLLVACVVGDGEAETGPLAASWHSNKFLNPVYDGAVLPILHLNGYKIANPTILARVSHEELQSLFIGYGYKPYFVEGSDPETMHQLMAATLDTVIAEIKEIQNEARSHGFTKRPQWPMIILRSPKGWTGPKEVDGKKTEDYWRSHQVPLANMASQPEHVKLLEEWMKSYKPEELFDENGKFIAELAELAPQGQRRMGDNPHANGGILLKDLKMPDFRDYAVEVSKPATVAAEATRVMGTFLRDVMKRNLESRNFRIVGPDETASNRLNNVFEATDRTWLAEILPEDDQLSPDGRVMEILSEHTCQGWLEGYLLTGRHGLFSCYEAFIHIIDSMFNQHAKWLKTTRHIPWRRPIASLNYLLTSHVWRQDHNGFSHQDPGFLDHVINKKAEAIRVYLPPDANTLLSVTDHCLRSRHYVNVIVAGKQPALQYLDMNAAIAHCTKGIGIWEWASNDRGGEPDVVMACAGDVPTLETLAATDLLRYHFPDLKVRVVNIVDLMTLQPETEHPHGLSDKDFDSIFTTDKPIIFAFHGYPWLIHRLTYRRTNHKNLHVRGYKEEGTTTTPFDMVVLNDLDRFHLAIDVIDRVSKLGYTAAYVKQMLYDKLIEHKHYINKYGEDMPEIRDWKWRYYGADGDQTPPQRSSGSDPTPSHEGAEGVATRG, encoded by the coding sequence ATGGCTCAAGCGATCGCTTCTACACTCCAAGCAGGTACTTTGTCTGCTGAGGAACTCCGCAAAATGAATGCCTACTGGCGTGCAGCAAATTATCTTTCGGTAGGACAAATTTATTTACTTGATAATCCGCTGCTGCAAGAACCGCTAAAAATTGAACACGTCAAGCCGAGACTGCTAGGACATTGGGGGACAACACCAGGATTAAATTTTATCTACGTTCATCTCAATCGCGTTATCAAAAAGTACGACCTCAACACCATCTACATTGCCGGTCCTGGTCATGGTGGTCCTGGATTAGTTGCGAATACTTATTTAGAAGGGACATACAGCGAATACTACCCGAATATCTCGCAAGACGCTGAAGGAATGCAGAAACTCTTCAAACAGTTTTCCTTTCCTGGTGGTATTCCTAGCCACGTTGCGCCAGAAACGCCAGGTTCGATTCATGAAGGCGGTGAGTTAGGCTATGCGGTTGCGCACGCTTACGGCGCAGCGTTTGATAACCCTGATTTGCTTGTGGCTTGCGTTGTGGGCGATGGCGAAGCTGAAACGGGGCCTTTAGCCGCAAGTTGGCATAGTAATAAGTTTCTTAATCCAGTTTACGATGGTGCAGTGTTGCCAATTTTGCATCTCAATGGTTACAAAATTGCGAATCCGACTATATTAGCGCGGGTTTCGCACGAAGAGTTGCAAAGCTTATTTATCGGTTACGGCTACAAACCATATTTTGTGGAAGGGTCAGACCCAGAAACGATGCACCAGTTAATGGCTGCAACTTTAGATACAGTGATCGCAGAGATCAAAGAAATCCAAAATGAGGCACGCAGTCATGGATTTACAAAACGTCCGCAGTGGCCTATGATTATTCTGCGATCCCCGAAGGGTTGGACAGGACCTAAAGAAGTTGACGGCAAAAAAACCGAAGATTACTGGCGATCGCACCAAGTTCCTTTGGCAAATATGGCAAGTCAGCCAGAGCACGTCAAACTGCTAGAAGAGTGGATGAAGAGTTACAAACCCGAAGAACTCTTCGACGAGAATGGTAAATTCATTGCCGAATTGGCAGAACTCGCGCCGCAAGGACAACGACGTATGGGAGATAATCCCCATGCCAATGGCGGTATTCTACTCAAAGATCTCAAAATGCCAGATTTCCGCGACTATGCAGTGGAGGTCAGTAAACCAGCAACAGTTGCAGCAGAAGCTACCCGTGTGATGGGAACCTTTCTGCGTGACGTGATGAAACGCAATTTAGAAAGCCGCAATTTTCGGATTGTAGGTCCTGATGAAACGGCATCGAATCGACTCAATAACGTATTTGAGGCGACAGATAGAACTTGGCTAGCTGAAATCCTGCCAGAAGACGATCAACTATCACCGGATGGTCGCGTGATGGAAATTTTAAGTGAACATACTTGCCAAGGTTGGTTAGAAGGATATCTCCTTACAGGTCGTCACGGCTTATTCTCGTGTTATGAAGCGTTTATTCATATCATCGATTCGATGTTCAACCAACACGCCAAATGGTTGAAAACAACTCGCCATATTCCTTGGCGTAGACCGATCGCCTCGCTCAACTACCTGCTCACCTCGCACGTTTGGCGACAAGATCACAACGGCTTTTCGCACCAAGATCCTGGTTTTCTGGATCATGTGATTAATAAAAAAGCTGAGGCGATTCGCGTTTATTTGCCACCTGATGCAAACACGTTACTCTCAGTTACCGATCACTGTTTAAGAAGTCGTCATTATGTCAACGTAATTGTTGCAGGGAAACAACCTGCGTTGCAGTACCTTGATATGAATGCCGCGATCGCACATTGTACAAAAGGGATCGGGATTTGGGAATGGGCAAGTAACGATCGCGGCGGCGAACCTGATGTTGTGATGGCGTGTGCTGGCGATGTTCCTACACTTGAAACTTTAGCTGCAACAGACCTTTTACGGTATCACTTTCCAGATCTTAAAGTCCGCGTTGTCAACATCGTCGATTTGATGACATTGCAGCCAGAGACAGAACATCCGCACGGTTTAAGTGATAAAGATTTCGACAGTATCTTCACCACCGATAAACCGATCATCTTTGCCTTTCATGGCTATCCGTGGTTGATTCACCGCTTGACGTATCGTCGGACGAATCACAAAAACTTGCATGTGCGCGGTTACAAAGAAGAAGGAACCACAACCACACCATTTGATATGGTTGTCCTTAACGATCTTGATCGCTTCCACCTAGCAATTGATGTCATTGATCGCGTCTCTAAACTCGGATATACCGCAGCTTATGTCAAACAAATGCTTTACGACAAGTTAATTGAGCACAAGCATTACATCAATAAGTACGGCGAGGATATGCCAGAGATTCGTGATTGGAAATGGCGGTACTACGGTGCTGATGGCGATCAAACACCTCCGCAACGCAGTAGTGGTAGTGATCCGACTCCGTCACATGAAGGCGCTGAAGGAGTAGCAACGCGGGGTTAA
- a CDS encoding aspartate ammonia-lyase encodes MTQHDAQVRIERDSMGERQIPHHVYYGIQTLRAIENFPISGLKPLPPYVDACVLIKKATAITNGELECISSEVSQAIVAAADEVLSGKLRDQFVVDVYQAGAGTSHHMNVNEVLANRALEILGDEKGNYKRINPNDHVNYGQSTNDVIPTAIRIGGLLALKRTLYPALSGVIAALENKAVEFQDIVRSGRTHLQDAVPVRLGENFRAWAQILQEHETRIKTAAQDLTVLGLGGSAAGTGLNTHPQYCDRVAQILSELIDQPLRPAPHLMAAMQSMAPFVNVSGALRNLAQDCVKISHDLRLMDSGPKTGFKEIQLPPVQPGSSIMPGKYNPVMAEMTSMVCFQVMGYDSVIALAAQAGQLELNVMMPLIAYNLIHSIEILGNTIAALTERCIKGISANRDRCLAYAEGSLALVTALNPYIGYLNAAAVAKESLETGKSLRQIVLEHELMTAEDLAKVLDLEQMSAMRSTQR; translated from the coding sequence ATGACTCAACATGACGCACAAGTACGAATCGAACGCGACTCGATGGGAGAACGACAAATTCCCCATCATGTTTACTATGGTATCCAAACCTTACGAGCAATAGAGAATTTTCCGATCAGTGGACTCAAGCCATTACCACCGTATGTTGATGCGTGTGTGTTGATTAAAAAAGCCACGGCGATCACTAACGGCGAACTCGAATGCATATCTTCAGAAGTTAGTCAAGCAATTGTTGCAGCCGCAGATGAGGTGTTATCGGGGAAGCTGCGCGATCAGTTTGTTGTCGATGTTTATCAAGCAGGCGCGGGAACTTCGCACCACATGAACGTTAACGAAGTCTTGGCAAATCGAGCTTTGGAAATTTTAGGCGATGAAAAGGGGAATTACAAGCGCATTAACCCAAACGATCATGTCAACTACGGACAATCTACTAATGATGTCATTCCGACAGCAATTCGCATTGGGGGCTTATTAGCACTCAAAAGAACACTTTATCCAGCATTATCAGGTGTGATCGCTGCTTTAGAAAACAAAGCCGTAGAATTCCAAGATATTGTGCGATCAGGTAGAACGCATTTACAAGATGCAGTTCCGGTCAGATTAGGTGAGAACTTTCGTGCTTGGGCGCAAATTCTCCAAGAACATGAAACTAGAATCAAAACGGCTGCACAAGATCTTACCGTACTGGGATTAGGAGGTAGCGCGGCGGGGACAGGATTAAACACACATCCGCAGTATTGCGATCGCGTTGCGCAAATTTTATCCGAACTCATCGACCAACCGTTACGTCCTGCACCGCATTTAATGGCAGCAATGCAAAGTATGGCACCATTTGTCAATGTTTCGGGTGCGCTACGTAACTTAGCACAAGATTGCGTCAAAATTTCCCACGATCTGCGATTAATGGATTCAGGCCCAAAAACAGGTTTTAAAGAAATTCAGCTACCACCCGTACAGCCTGGATCTTCGATTATGCCAGGAAAATACAACCCTGTGATGGCAGAAATGACATCAATGGTGTGTTTTCAAGTCATGGGTTACGACAGTGTGATCGCACTTGCTGCACAAGCCGGACAACTCGAACTCAATGTCATGATGCCACTCATTGCCTACAACCTGATTCACAGCATTGAAATTTTAGGTAACACTATAGCCGCATTAACCGAAAGGTGCATCAAAGGTATTTCAGCAAATCGCGATCGCTGTTTAGCGTATGCAGAAGGTAGCTTAGCGCTAGTCACAGCCCTAAATCCGTATATTGGTTACTTAAATGCAGCCGCCGTTGCTAAAGAGTCATTAGAAACAGGTAAATCACTGCGACAAATTGTTCTCGAGCACGAATTAATGACAGCAGAAGATTTAGCCAAAGTACTCGATCTAGAGCAAATGAGTGCAATGCGTTCTACTCAAAGATAG
- a CDS encoding MarC family protein, with protein sequence MDTSVLVRTFVAVFVLADALGNAPIFLVLTKGMEPQQRNRVVDKASIVAIAVLLSFAFGGQFILDYLHISIASLRVAGGLLLLLIALKMLEGELDTPIVEQGRDIAITPLALPLLAGPATITTVMLLMSESPNAHFSVVVGTVAAMVVTWFIVRQAGRIDKWIGAEGAVIVTQLLGFLLAALAIEIGSEGIKELFF encoded by the coding sequence GTGGATACATCTGTCCTAGTTAGAACCTTTGTTGCAGTATTCGTCCTTGCGGATGCTTTGGGTAATGCACCGATATTTTTAGTTCTGACTAAGGGGATGGAACCGCAGCAGCGTAACCGAGTCGTCGATAAAGCTAGTATAGTTGCGATCGCCGTATTACTAAGCTTTGCGTTTGGCGGTCAATTTATTCTCGATTACTTGCACATCAGTATTGCATCATTACGCGTAGCTGGAGGGTTGTTACTGCTACTAATTGCGTTAAAAATGCTTGAAGGCGAATTAGATACGCCAATCGTCGAACAAGGGCGCGATATCGCCATTACTCCTTTAGCTTTGCCTTTACTCGCCGGACCTGCAACGATTACAACCGTGATGCTATTGATGTCCGAGTCGCCTAATGCGCATTTCAGTGTTGTCGTGGGTACGGTTGCCGCAATGGTTGTGACGTGGTTTATCGTACGCCAGGCAGGGCGGATTGACAAGTGGATTGGTGCCGAAGGTGCAGTAATTGTCACGCAACTGTTAGGTTTTCTCCTCGCAGCATTAGCGATTGAAATTGGTAGCGAGGGAATTAAGGAATTGTTTTTTTGA
- the cutA gene encoding divalent-cation tolerance protein CutA, which translates to MDRASDVTQYGVVLVTAGSQQEAEAIATSLVKSQLAACVNIVPISSVYTWQGELCQEPEWQLLIKTDLNQFSALAAKIQELHSYEVPEIIALPIVAGSTTYLNWMSTQLQRVN; encoded by the coding sequence ATGGATAGGGCTTCTGATGTAACTCAATACGGCGTGGTATTGGTAACTGCTGGTTCACAGCAAGAAGCAGAGGCGATCGCCACTTCGTTAGTCAAATCGCAGCTAGCTGCTTGCGTTAACATTGTGCCGATTTCTTCGGTCTATACTTGGCAAGGCGAACTTTGTCAAGAACCCGAATGGCAATTGCTGATTAAAACAGATCTAAATCAGTTTTCGGCTTTAGCAGCAAAAATCCAAGAACTACACTCTTACGAAGTTCCAGAAATCATTGCGCTACCGATTGTTGCTGGTTCGACAACTTATCTTAATTGGATGTCTACGCAATTACAAAGGGTGAATTAG
- a CDS encoding helix-turn-helix domain-containing protein, with protein MPYAITKRCIQCDNCVPQCPTGAIKVMEGDYWIDPNLCNNCQGYVAPQCIVSCPVNSPVPWQAKKGRCKVEARTVPSPDLFPDGKSHPFASAIAIWELCNVLAQRQSLPWETDAAGEVYYQRQINGGKGVIAFRITDTINSESSVALKGEQALSVIETFDIRAACLHLLYAAYVTNLDKPWEEEFIISDRQIEEYLGLDKRKDLGKSTKLSLIKQLAQQPCKFIVCLSLPRQGKIKQVSLEKSRVWHLLDIQHHFQADELGCKHLVGLTFKIKAGQWAKYFLNRQGCKERTAFYQYGTLPKALLSNIMSIWQQHEGAARMMLWLLFKTKMGREQRVTVPTLMRIAYGDRKLNQVALQPERQRLLRVFESDLEILNHYGLKPAFDPVTYPAEIQPLWAKLSDIPEDAEAALEFWTDDGSNNNRLTDAAPRGKWNRLMNARILYFELPHAWESLAKSKKPRSTNRKTNLKSPATLSTEYILEARKKLGLSQRDLAQLTGKSQSWIRDIENGRFQAKLEDQMLLRRVLGMH; from the coding sequence ATGCCCTATGCCATTACTAAGCGCTGTATTCAGTGTGACAACTGTGTTCCTCAGTGTCCAACAGGTGCGATCAAAGTTATGGAAGGTGACTACTGGATCGACCCGAATTTATGCAATAACTGTCAAGGGTATGTTGCACCACAGTGTATAGTGTCTTGTCCGGTCAATTCACCAGTACCTTGGCAAGCCAAAAAAGGTAGATGCAAGGTAGAGGCGAGAACTGTTCCTAGTCCGGATCTATTTCCAGATGGGAAAAGCCATCCGTTTGCTTCTGCGATCGCCATTTGGGAATTATGCAACGTTCTAGCACAGCGACAATCGCTGCCTTGGGAAACGGATGCGGCGGGAGAAGTGTATTATCAACGGCAAATTAACGGCGGTAAAGGAGTGATCGCTTTTCGCATAACAGACACAATCAATTCAGAGTCATCAGTCGCCCTTAAAGGCGAACAGGCTTTATCAGTAATTGAAACGTTTGATATTCGAGCAGCGTGTTTGCACTTGCTCTATGCCGCTTATGTTACCAACCTAGACAAACCTTGGGAAGAAGAGTTTATTATCAGCGATCGCCAAATTGAGGAATACCTAGGGCTAGATAAGCGCAAAGATTTGGGCAAATCGACCAAGCTATCTTTGATTAAACAACTTGCGCAACAACCGTGTAAGTTCATCGTGTGTCTGAGTTTGCCTCGACAAGGCAAAATTAAACAAGTTAGCCTTGAAAAAAGCCGCGTGTGGCATTTATTAGATATTCAGCACCACTTTCAAGCAGACGAACTAGGATGTAAACATCTTGTCGGGCTGACGTTCAAAATTAAAGCAGGTCAATGGGCAAAGTATTTTTTAAATCGGCAAGGTTGCAAAGAACGGACTGCATTTTATCAATATGGTACTTTACCCAAAGCTTTACTCAGCAACATCATGAGTATTTGGCAGCAACATGAGGGGGCAGCGCGGATGATGCTGTGGTTATTATTTAAAACCAAAATGGGCAGAGAACAGCGCGTGACAGTTCCTACACTCATGCGAATTGCCTACGGCGATCGCAAACTGAATCAAGTAGCTTTGCAACCGGAACGCCAACGTCTGCTGAGAGTATTTGAAAGCGATTTAGAGATCCTCAATCACTATGGACTCAAACCAGCCTTCGATCCAGTTACCTACCCAGCAGAAATTCAACCATTGTGGGCGAAACTGAGTGATATTCCCGAAGATGCAGAAGCCGCGTTAGAATTTTGGACCGATGATGGCAGTAATAACAACCGTTTAACCGATGCTGCACCGCGTGGTAAATGGAATCGATTGATGAATGCCCGTATCTTATATTTTGAGCTACCACACGCCTGGGAATCCCTCGCCAAGTCGAAGAAGCCGCGCAGTACGAACCGCAAAACAAACTTAAAATCGCCTGCAACGCTGTCTACAGAATATATTCTTGAGGCAAGAAAAAAATTAGGATTAAGTCAAAGAGACTTGGCACAGCTAACAGGTAAAAGTCAAAGTTGGATTCGCGATATTGAAAACGGGCGTTTCCAAGCTAAGTTAGAAGACCAAATGCTGTTGCGAAGGGTCTTAGGGATGCATTAG
- a CDS encoding PstS family phosphate ABC transporter substrate-binding protein, whose amino-acid sequence MDLLLRQLHYTSFAGRGFRQLASQQVPQAVQTIFSDRIISRYWDVLNPPSLGYRAVYLHQMTSHQTLFGWIYHEGIDETTQNAIPYFICYYLDEILLSFHLDTIFTYLQKGPLAVIDRQNPSIIEKKVVPNLWTYKPARPGVIIAPEVCQQCHNALNQGELINLFVPLSAQETVIVPSEQTYEQQIANLSVYQNYIIEEIIDKFENLSDSSYQDQQSSSSQSNIKINSALLTRVNATSLAITSNTSNSIAQESVKKSSLTDVNSIPFDRNNIQFLLRIGIIATTLAVTISIYRLIQISISNPISSEVGSNVQVEYKTFAEVPNVPEGVFHYGGSPIFAPLRSPVVLAALSQSQRQYQLRFVEPVGIPQGSGAGIKMLLDGELSFALSSRPLKQDELAQAKARGFALEQIPIAIDGITFFINPHNLIVGLNLSQLQDIFSGKIKNWKTVGGADLPITAFSFAPQLSGTADVVQQRVLAGREFGNVQIVSTATEAILKVAATPGGIGYSSASVVVGQKTIYPLPLSIAPGEMFITPFVGANETVLNKIALANGSYPLTRRLFVIVKRDGSLDEQAGVAYTNLLATDEGEKMIDQAGFVSIR is encoded by the coding sequence ATGGATTTACTCCTAAGACAACTGCATTACACTAGTTTTGCTGGTAGAGGATTTCGACAGCTTGCAAGCCAGCAAGTACCGCAAGCAGTGCAAACAATATTTAGCGATCGCATTATTTCCCGCTACTGGGATGTATTGAATCCTCCGAGTTTAGGATACCGCGCTGTTTACTTACACCAAATGACTTCGCATCAGACGCTATTCGGCTGGATATATCATGAAGGAATCGATGAAACAACTCAGAATGCTATTCCTTATTTCATCTGCTACTACTTAGACGAAATACTGCTTAGCTTTCATCTAGACACTATCTTTACTTACCTACAAAAAGGACCATTAGCAGTAATTGACCGACAAAATCCATCAATAATAGAAAAAAAAGTTGTCCCTAACTTGTGGACTTATAAACCTGCACGCCCTGGAGTCATAATTGCACCTGAGGTTTGTCAGCAATGCCATAATGCCTTAAATCAAGGGGAATTAATCAATTTATTTGTTCCGCTTTCTGCACAAGAGACAGTCATCGTACCGAGCGAACAAACATATGAGCAGCAAATTGCAAATCTATCGGTTTATCAAAATTACATTATCGAAGAAATTATAGATAAATTTGAAAATTTGTCCGATTCAAGCTATCAAGATCAGCAATCTTCCTCAAGCCAATCCAATATAAAAATAAACTCTGCTTTATTAACTAGAGTAAACGCTACTAGTTTAGCGATCACATCGAATACAAGTAATAGTATTGCTCAAGAATCAGTAAAAAAATCTTCACTAACAGATGTAAATTCTATACCATTTGACCGCAATAATATTCAGTTCTTACTTAGAATCGGAATTATTGCTACTACTTTAGCCGTTACAATTTCAATTTACAGATTAATTCAAATTAGCATTTCTAACCCCATAAGTTCCGAAGTTGGTAGCAACGTTCAGGTTGAGTATAAAACCTTTGCGGAAGTTCCTAATGTTCCTGAAGGAGTATTTCACTATGGAGGTTCTCCGATATTTGCACCGTTACGTTCTCCAGTAGTTCTTGCTGCACTTAGTCAATCACAAAGACAGTATCAATTACGTTTTGTCGAACCAGTTGGTATTCCTCAAGGTTCTGGGGCGGGGATAAAAATGTTACTCGATGGTGAATTAAGCTTTGCACTCTCATCGCGCCCCTTAAAACAAGACGAATTAGCCCAAGCGAAAGCGCGTGGCTTTGCGCTAGAACAAATACCTATCGCGATTGACGGTATTACTTTTTTTATCAATCCTCATAATCTGATTGTTGGTTTAAATTTGTCGCAACTACAAGATATTTTTTCAGGAAAAATCAAGAACTGGAAAACTGTAGGAGGAGCCGATCTTCCCATTACTGCGTTTAGTTTTGCTCCTCAACTGAGTGGAACTGCTGATGTTGTTCAACAACGCGTTTTAGCCGGAAGAGAATTCGGTAATGTGCAAATTGTCAGTACAGCTACCGAGGCTATTCTCAAAGTAGCTGCTACTCCTGGCGGTATTGGCTATAGTTCCGCCTCAGTTGTCGTCGGACAAAAAACTATATATCCTTTACCGCTATCTATAGCACCAGGAGAAATGTTTATTACTCCCTTTGTTGGTGCAAATGAAACTGTTTTGAATAAGATTGCGCTTGCTAACGGGTCTTATCCGCTTACTCGCCGGCTATTTGTGATCGTCAAACGTGATGGTAGTCTCGATGAGCAAGCAGGAGTTGCTTATACTAATTTATTAGCAACTGATGAGGGAGAAAAAATGATAGATCAAGCTGGTTTTGTGTCAATTCGTTGA
- a CDS encoding flavin monoamine oxidase family protein — MARFALINALQRAYQIAQLSHKSTIPTDELIEILQKKASRRHLLQAGLFTTGAIAGVSLSQTRRSVAVGANSKVLIVGAGIAGLTAAYRLHQAGVGVEIVEARNHLGGRIRSLANAAGTSTTVELGGEFIDSGHQNIQALIAELGLTLADLRAADRELEPDVWYFGGRKIALEQIVQDFVPLVPIIEKDAAIAVNLKSPAAIQLDRTSITQYLADKPISPTLRELIAIAYTVEYGREAAEQSSLNLIYLISTDPQEFRIYGDSDERFQIVGGNQQLIARLAQPLANFIATGTELEALRRLPDGRYRASFRAGTSTFERNYERVLLTIPFSVLRTVRLAVDLPPAKRQAINQLRYGTNSKLIVAYQARIWRDHYNCAGSIFTDLGFQNTWEATRYATGKHGLLTNYSGGRYGFEIGRGTAQAQAQKFHAQIEKVFPGLYRQRTGEAIRAYWTGEQYSAGSYATYLVGQWSQFYGKEGERVGNLLFAGEHCSLEYQGYMEGGCETGEAAAREILKDLKLNTQATLKAPKMSQHRNARFTKGLQ; from the coding sequence ATGGCTAGATTTGCCTTAATCAATGCATTGCAGCGTGCTTACCAGATTGCCCAGTTATCGCATAAAAGTACAATTCCAACAGATGAATTAATCGAAATATTGCAAAAAAAGGCTTCACGCCGACATCTGTTGCAAGCAGGACTATTCACTACAGGCGCGATCGCCGGAGTTTCTCTCAGTCAAACTCGGCGTAGCGTTGCAGTCGGTGCCAACTCCAAAGTTCTCATTGTTGGTGCAGGAATCGCGGGATTGACAGCTGCTTATCGATTGCATCAAGCTGGGGTGGGTGTTGAAATTGTTGAAGCGAGAAATCATCTTGGTGGTAGAATCCGCAGCCTGGCTAATGCCGCCGGAACCTCGACCACTGTAGAATTAGGCGGAGAATTTATCGATTCAGGACATCAAAATATCCAAGCACTAATTGCTGAACTTGGCTTGACTTTAGCTGATTTACGCGCAGCAGATCGGGAATTAGAACCAGATGTTTGGTACTTTGGTGGCAGAAAAATTGCTCTCGAACAAATTGTACAAGATTTTGTACCGCTCGTGCCAATTATTGAAAAAGACGCAGCGATCGCCGTAAATCTCAAATCTCCCGCTGCAATTCAATTAGACAGAACTTCAATTACACAGTATTTAGCAGACAAACCAATTAGCCCAACTTTACGCGAACTCATCGCGATCGCTTATACAGTTGAATACGGGCGCGAAGCCGCCGAACAGTCGAGTTTAAATCTGATTTATCTGATTAGCACAGATCCGCAAGAGTTTAGGATCTATGGTGATAGCGATGAGCGCTTTCAGATTGTCGGTGGTAATCAACAACTGATCGCGCGCTTAGCACAGCCGTTAGCCAATTTTATTGCAACCGGAACTGAGTTAGAAGCCCTCCGCCGCCTACCCGATGGTCGTTATCGCGCCAGTTTCCGCGCCGGAACAAGCACTTTTGAGCGGAACTACGAACGAGTTTTATTAACGATTCCTTTTAGTGTTCTACGCACCGTACGCCTTGCGGTTGACTTACCACCCGCTAAACGTCAGGCAATTAATCAATTACGCTACGGCACAAACTCAAAACTAATTGTTGCATATCAGGCAAGAATATGGCGCGATCACTATAACTGTGCTGGTTCGATTTTTACCGATTTAGGTTTTCAAAATACTTGGGAAGCAACGCGCTACGCTACAGGAAAGCATGGATTGCTCACTAACTATAGTGGCGGACGCTATGGATTTGAAATCGGAAGAGGAACCGCACAAGCCCAAGCACAAAAATTTCACGCACAGATTGAAAAAGTCTTTCCTGGGCTTTATCGTCAACGTACAGGCGAAGCAATTCGAGCATACTGGACTGGAGAGCAATATAGTGCAGGTTCTTATGCTACGTATTTAGTAGGACAGTGGTCGCAGTTTTATGGTAAAGAAGGAGAACGAGTAGGAAATCTCTTGTTTGCTGGCGAACATTGCTCTTTAGAATATCAAGGATATATGGAAGGAGGATGTGAAACAGGTGAAGCTGCGGCGCGAGAAATTTTGAAAGATTTGAAGCTAAATACTCAAGCGACTTTGAAGGCTCCTAAAATGAGCCAGCATAGAAATGCAAGGTTTACAAAAGGTTTACAATAA
- a CDS encoding helix-turn-helix domain-containing protein, which produces MTVKKLSDADKSEILKLYRETGETTSTLAERYGVSNSTISRLLKVTLPEDEYESLIALKRAARTPHSESSKAVQSTPEKLAGDIAQQLKLTQPQLELAQVEPSDAPRLRGRRTAPQQPKLVKPAVQQLQLLDAESTDDRTVTPTQLEERERPQAIAQDVEDDDTDTINAMLGEDLIDEDEDDLEDLEEDLDDDELDDLDLDDDEPFPVTRPIKGSRVAVQVLPLSEASLPKTCYLVIDRASELITRPLRDFGDLGQIPTGETQQRTLPVFDNHRVARRFSTKRDKVIKIPDSRLLQKTRSHLQAKGITRLLVDGQVYSLSTT; this is translated from the coding sequence ATGACCGTGAAAAAACTATCGGATGCTGACAAAAGCGAAATTCTCAAATTATATCGGGAAACTGGAGAAACAACCTCCACGTTGGCGGAGCGCTACGGTGTCAGTAATTCGACGATTAGCCGTCTACTCAAAGTTACTTTACCAGAAGACGAGTACGAATCGCTGATCGCTTTAAAACGCGCGGCGCGAACTCCGCACTCAGAAAGTAGCAAAGCTGTACAAAGTACTCCTGAGAAATTAGCGGGTGATATTGCACAGCAGCTAAAATTAACACAACCACAGTTAGAGTTAGCGCAAGTCGAGCCAAGTGATGCTCCTCGTCTTAGAGGGCGACGCACAGCGCCACAGCAGCCAAAACTAGTTAAACCCGCAGTACAACAGCTGCAACTACTCGATGCAGAAAGTACAGACGATCGCACTGTGACGCCAACGCAATTAGAAGAACGCGAACGTCCGCAAGCGATCGCACAAGACGTCGAAGATGATGACACTGATACGATTAACGCAATGCTTGGGGAAGATTTAATCGACGAAGACGAAGACGATTTAGAGGATTTGGAAGAAGACTTAGATGATGACGAACTCGACGATCTTGACTTAGATGATGATGAACCTTTCCCCGTCACGCGACCAATCAAAGGTAGTCGAGTTGCTGTTCAAGTTTTACCATTATCAGAAGCGTCGCTACCAAAAACTTGTTATTTAGTCATTGATCGGGCGTCAGAGTTGATTACACGACCGCTACGAGACTTTGGCGATTTAGGACAAATTCCCACTGGCGAAACTCAGCAAAGAACGTTACCCGTGTTTGACAACCATCGTGTCGCGCGTCGTTTTTCCACGAAACGCGACAAAGTTATCAAAATTCCAGATAGCCGCTTGTTGCAAAAAACGCGATCGCACCTCCAAGCCAAGGGAATTACCCGACTACTCGTTGACGGTCAAGTTTATTCGCTGTCCACAACCTAG